Proteins encoded within one genomic window of Candidatus Omnitrophota bacterium:
- a CDS encoding SDR family NAD(P)-dependent oxidoreductase — translation MKKAIVIGASSGIGRALAKELAAHGYEVGLAARRTALLEELQKEIISKTYIKKIDISDVIPAQKLLRELIDEMGGADLIVINSGISVTNKDFRAEPELETIAVNVSGFTAMMNVAVNYFLEKGFGHIVGISSIAGIRGAAPAPAYNASKAFVSNYMEGMRQKLSGTKITVTDIRPGFVATPLIEGHEWAFWTVPPEIAVGQICRAIRKKKKVAYVPKRWYFVAQFLKIVPEFLYNWGYNRIFCGKE, via the coding sequence TTGAAAAAAGCCATTGTCATAGGAGCCAGTTCGGGGATAGGGCGGGCTCTCGCGAAAGAGCTGGCCGCGCACGGTTATGAGGTCGGTCTCGCTGCGCGCCGGACGGCGCTGCTGGAAGAGCTTCAAAAAGAAATAATCTCCAAAACTTACATAAAAAAAATTGACATAAGCGATGTCATTCCCGCGCAAAAACTGCTGAGGGAATTAATAGATGAGATGGGCGGCGCCGACCTCATCGTGATAAATTCAGGTATCAGCGTGACGAACAAAGATTTCCGCGCGGAGCCGGAGCTTGAAACCATAGCCGTCAATGTGAGCGGTTTTACGGCGATGATGAATGTCGCGGTGAATTATTTTCTGGAAAAGGGCTTCGGGCATATCGTCGGAATATCATCAATAGCGGGCATTCGGGGCGCGGCCCCCGCTCCCGCCTACAACGCGTCCAAAGCGTTTGTGTCAAATTATATGGAAGGGATGAGACAAAAACTCAGTGGAACGAAAATAACCGTCACCGATATAAGGCCGGGTTTTGTCGCCACTCCGCTGATAGAAGGCCATGAATGGGCTTTCTGGACGGTGCCGCCGGAAATTGCCGTTGGACAAATATGCAGAGCGATCAGAAAAAAGAAAAAAGTCGCTTATGTGCCGAAGCGCTGGTATTTTGTCGCGCAGTTTTTGAAAATTGTGCCTGAATTTTTGTATAATTGGGGCTACAACAGGATTTTTTGCGGGAAGGAGTAG
- a CDS encoding sodium-dependent transporter: MQRERWSSKLIFIFAAVGSAVGLGNVWRFPYLAGKYGGGAFLIPYIIMLFVLGLPLLIMEFAIGQKMQLGAVGAFQKIKQKLAGIGMAAVLCGFVVVTYYAVIMAWSLLYMFFSFKLSWGADTESFFFNQVLHLSGGAGDPGQIVLPILFALVAVWIMIYFSIWKGVKSVGKVVMITMPLPVILLVVLLIRGVTLPGAADGIIFYLKPDFNALLDLAVWRAAASQIFFTLSLAFGIMIAYASFQHESSDISKTAIITSLINSTISIVAGFAVFSTLGYMAVQSGVSIADLAGASGPSLAFIVFPKALSLMPMAGLFAVLFFVMLISLAIDSAFSLVEAASTVLCDNYPHLRKEDISFYVCVANFICGIIFTSFAGLYYLDITDHFITNYGLVAAGLLEIWAVVHFYGAEKLRAYINEVSDIKIGRLWSITITYIIPVLLLVLLITGLVQDISEPYGGYPQWALFCFGWLVLIMVFTASFLFSHFAAKSREKEEKTL, translated from the coding sequence ATACAACGAGAACGCTGGTCTTCAAAGCTAATTTTTATATTCGCGGCTGTCGGGTCCGCCGTGGGGCTCGGCAATGTGTGGCGCTTCCCCTATCTGGCGGGCAAATACGGCGGCGGCGCGTTTCTGATCCCCTACATAATAATGCTTTTCGTGCTGGGACTGCCTCTTCTCATTATGGAATTCGCAATAGGCCAGAAGATGCAGCTGGGCGCTGTCGGCGCTTTTCAAAAGATCAAGCAGAAGCTCGCCGGCATAGGCATGGCCGCGGTGCTCTGCGGTTTTGTCGTCGTGACATACTACGCGGTGATCATGGCCTGGTCACTCCTTTATATGTTCTTCTCCTTTAAACTCTCCTGGGGCGCGGATACCGAAAGTTTTTTCTTCAATCAGGTTCTTCATTTGAGCGGCGGAGCCGGAGACCCCGGGCAAATTGTTCTCCCCATACTTTTCGCTCTGGTGGCCGTGTGGATAATGATTTATTTTTCCATCTGGAAAGGCGTAAAAAGCGTCGGAAAGGTCGTCATGATCACCATGCCCCTGCCGGTCATACTTTTAGTCGTCCTTCTCATCAGGGGAGTCACACTTCCCGGAGCCGCGGATGGGATAATTTTTTACTTAAAACCGGATTTCAACGCACTGCTGGATCTTGCGGTCTGGCGCGCCGCGGCGTCGCAGATATTTTTCACGCTGAGCCTGGCTTTCGGAATAATGATTGCCTATGCCAGTTTCCAGCACGAATCAAGCGATATCAGCAAGACCGCCATCATCACTTCCCTTATAAACTCTACGATTTCCATCGTCGCGGGGTTTGCCGTTTTCTCAACGCTCGGCTACATGGCGGTCCAAAGCGGCGTATCAATAGCGGACCTGGCCGGCGCCAGCGGGCCTTCGCTGGCTTTTATCGTTTTTCCGAAAGCGCTCTCGCTCATGCCCATGGCTGGGCTGTTTGCCGTTTTGTTTTTTGTAATGCTGATAAGCCTTGCCATTGACAGCGCTTTTTCTCTGGTTGAGGCCGCCTCAACGGTTCTCTGCGATAATTATCCGCACCTGAGAAAAGAAGATATTTCTTTCTATGTCTGCGTCGCCAATTTCATCTGCGGAATAATATTCACGAGTTTCGCTGGCCTTTACTACCTTGATATAACCGATCATTTTATAACCAACTACGGCCTGGTCGCCGCGGGACTGCTCGAGATATGGGCGGTGGTCCATTTTTACGGGGCGGAAAAACTGCGCGCCTACATCAATGAGGTGTCGGATATAAAGATCGGCAGATTATGGAGCATAACCATTACCTATATAATCCCCGTCCTGCTGCTCGTCCTCCTGATAACAGGGCTTGTGCAGGACATCAGTGAACCCTATGGGGGCTATCCCCAGTGGGCTCTTTTCTGTTTCGGATGGCTCGTTCTGATAATGGTCTTCACAGCGAGCTTTCTGTTCTCTCACTTCGCGGCTAAATCAAGGGAAAAAGAAGAAAAGACCCTCTGA
- a CDS encoding HAD-IA family hydrolase translates to MSAINIIFFDLDGTLADSRQDITDAVNRTREALGIEGNKTLSEVHSYVGGGLEETIRRALDKNGTKTSRENENLIKKALVLFRDFYRENPVTETKLYPLVEETLENLPGITKAVLTNKDRDIAISVLQGLGISDYFTDIIGGNDEKYRKPSPEGIKKIMNKYGFSADSALIVGDMDIDIITGRAAGIKTCGVTYGIGLKEDIIKAAPDYLIDSMAELKNIIAL, encoded by the coding sequence ATGAGCGCCATAAATATCATTTTCTTCGACCTTGACGGCACACTCGCGGATTCGCGTCAGGATATCACCGACGCCGTCAACCGCACACGCGAAGCTCTCGGTATTGAGGGAAATAAAACGCTCTCGGAGGTGCACTCCTATGTCGGCGGCGGGCTTGAGGAAACAATAAGACGGGCGCTGGATAAAAACGGCACAAAAACGAGCCGGGAAAATGAAAATCTCATAAAAAAAGCCCTCGTCTTGTTCCGCGATTTCTACCGCGAAAACCCCGTAACCGAGACAAAGCTTTATCCGCTCGTCGAAGAAACTCTTGAAAACCTGCCGGGGATAACAAAGGCCGTTCTCACCAACAAGGACCGCGACATAGCGATCAGTGTTTTACAGGGGCTGGGTATAAGCGACTATTTTACGGACATAATCGGAGGCAACGACGAAAAATACAGAAAGCCGAGCCCCGAAGGCATCAAAAAAATCATGAATAAATACGGCTTTTCCGCGGATTCCGCCCTCATCGTCGGCGATATGGACATAGATATAATAACGGGCAGAGCCGCGGGCATAAAAACCTGCGGCGTCACCTACGGCATCGGCCTGAAAGAGGATATAATAAAAGCTGCCCCCGATTATCTCATAGATTCCATGGCTGAACTCAAAAATATAATCGCTCTGTAA
- a CDS encoding prohibitin family protein, whose amino-acid sequence MRKRRFLNRDREVTMDQYEMQAKFGKGIGFFVMLFIVFVILMKSLVVVQPGTVGVRVLFGKVNPKTLKSGLHLINPLVNVVKMSVRTEEYTMSIASAEGYKSGDDAIDALTSEGMKIRLDLTAWYRLDEAKAAQVYETIGTNYESKIVRPVLRTAIRDAVVKYTAASIYTEKRAQLVSDIERIMAELLKDRGIISEKILLRNLILPKRLMEAIDIKLSAEQAAQQMEFVVMKERKEKERKIVEAEGIRRANQIISSGLTDKYIKWYRIDMMKQLVDSPNNTIIFIPEDMSSTPIINIPAQK is encoded by the coding sequence ATGCGAAAAAGAAGATTTTTGAACAGGGACCGGGAGGTTACAATGGATCAGTATGAAATGCAGGCGAAATTCGGAAAAGGCATAGGTTTTTTTGTGATGTTATTCATAGTTTTTGTCATTTTGATGAAGAGTCTTGTCGTCGTGCAGCCCGGCACGGTAGGTGTCAGGGTGCTTTTCGGCAAAGTCAATCCGAAAACCCTCAAAAGCGGTCTTCACCTCATCAATCCTCTTGTCAATGTGGTGAAGATGAGCGTCAGGACGGAAGAATACACCATGAGCATCGCCTCGGCAGAAGGTTACAAGAGCGGAGACGACGCGATTGATGCCCTCACATCCGAAGGCATGAAGATCAGGCTGGATCTGACGGCCTGGTACCGTCTTGACGAGGCCAAGGCCGCCCAGGTGTATGAAACGATAGGAACCAATTACGAATCAAAAATAGTGCGCCCGGTGCTCAGAACCGCCATCAGGGATGCCGTGGTAAAATACACCGCCGCCTCTATTTACACGGAAAAAAGAGCCCAGCTCGTCAGCGACATAGAAAGAATAATGGCAGAACTGCTTAAAGACAGGGGCATCATTTCCGAAAAAATACTGCTGAGGAATCTCATACTTCCCAAGCGCCTCATGGAAGCCATTGACATCAAACTCTCCGCCGAGCAGGCCGCGCAGCAGATGGAATTTGTTGTGATGAAAGAGAGGAAAGAGAAGGAAAGAAAAATCGTGGAAGCGGAAGGCATCAGACGAGCGAATCAGATTATATCTTCCGGCCTCACGGACAAATACATCAAGTGGTACAGGATTGATATGATGAAGCAGCTCGTGGATTCTCCGAACAACACAATAATATTCATTCCCGAGGACATGAGCTCCACGCCCATAATCAATATACCAGCCCAGAAATAA
- a CDS encoding VanZ family protein: protein MSEGPSFHARRVTAILWAVTLAAIPVTSYFGRIWQRLLTGAIGRTGIGWLMAAVVAVVLVAAAVGLARKAGWTGLFHLMWMILLAGALMYLLRRHPERWLHIPLFGMLGFLSVSLFSRTGAEIALAVAFLDELFQYYHPERVGDFADVVVNAVCASAGIILFLVLSKLPKKD, encoded by the coding sequence ATGAGCGAAGGCCCAAGCTTTCACGCCCGCCGTGTAACGGCTATTTTGTGGGCAGTAACTCTTGCCGCCATACCCGTGACTTCCTATTTCGGCCGGATCTGGCAGCGTTTGCTGACAGGCGCAATCGGCAGAACGGGAATCGGCTGGCTGATGGCGGCTGTGGTGGCGGTGGTGCTCGTGGCGGCGGCGGTTGGCCTTGCGCGCAAAGCGGGCTGGACGGGCCTGTTCCATCTTATGTGGATGATTCTGCTCGCCGGAGCTTTGATGTATCTGCTGCGAAGACATCCCGAGCGCTGGCTGCATATACCGCTGTTCGGCATGCTGGGTTTTCTGTCCGTCAGCCTTTTTTCCAGAACCGGCGCTGAAATAGCTCTCGCGGTCGCTTTTCTGGATGAACTCTTTCAGTATTACCACCCTGAACGGGTCGGAGATTTCGCGGATGTCGTTGTTAACGCCGTATGCGCTTCAGCGGGAATCATTCTCTTCCTTGTCCTTTCCAAATTGCCGAAAAAAGACTAA